In one window of Bacteriovorax sp. BAL6_X DNA:
- a CDS encoding radical SAM protein — protein MIVLSIAFSEACNLSCSYCNVDKLSKKSINTDIFFESYKKVRAENPDELIQIDFYGGEPLLHWDKIVEVTDELKREKNIQFYMPTNGLLLDQDKVNFLNENNIRVSLSYDGLWQDINRKQHDSRGTNYLYEKKLPIIKQLNDLTCHSMIYAGNSNLLENHLYIKKVLNLNPDLTLIRDVDVWSEESANAINDGFSELVDWYIENVDKVEMPQIILTYLRHILRYTAKDITTDYCGAGETHLSFSEDKLIACNRFKDDDLYLQIPEYKNMAACESCSVKKFCRKGCLYENIKNEGPIENICIMYRHFYKEVQRMISEIRSNKYFTRILKREIYES, from the coding sequence ATGATAGTCTTATCAATTGCTTTTTCGGAAGCTTGTAACTTAAGTTGTAGTTACTGCAATGTTGATAAGCTTTCCAAGAAGTCAATCAATACTGATATTTTTTTTGAATCATATAAAAAGGTACGCGCAGAAAACCCTGATGAATTAATACAGATTGATTTCTATGGTGGTGAACCTCTTCTTCACTGGGATAAAATTGTTGAAGTGACTGATGAGTTAAAGAGGGAAAAGAATATTCAATTCTATATGCCGACAAATGGTTTACTGCTTGATCAGGATAAGGTTAATTTTCTAAACGAGAATAATATTCGAGTCTCTTTGTCCTATGATGGCCTTTGGCAAGATATTAATCGCAAGCAACACGATAGTCGTGGAACAAATTACTTATACGAAAAGAAACTTCCAATTATAAAACAACTTAATGACCTTACTTGCCACTCGATGATTTACGCAGGCAATAGCAATCTTCTTGAAAATCACCTTTATATCAAAAAAGTTCTTAACCTAAATCCTGACCTTACTCTTATCAGAGATGTCGATGTCTGGAGTGAGGAAAGTGCAAATGCCATTAACGATGGCTTTAGTGAGTTAGTCGACTGGTATATTGAAAATGTCGATAAAGTAGAGATGCCACAAATAATTCTCACTTATCTAAGACATATTTTACGCTACACTGCAAAAGATATAACAACTGATTATTGCGGAGCAGGAGAGACGCATTTATCTTTTTCAGAAGATAAGCTAATTGCCTGTAATCGCTTCAAAGATGATGACCTTTATCTACAAATTCCAGAATATAAGAATATGGCCGCATGTGAGAGCTGCAGTGTAAAAAAATTCTGTAGAAAAGGCTGTTTATATGAGAACATTAAGAACGAAGGACCTATTGAGAATATTTGTATAATGTATCGCCATTTTTATAAGGAAGTACAACGTATGATTTCTGAAATAAGGTCAAATAAATATTTTACTAGAATCTTGAAAAGAGAAATTTATGAATCTTAA
- a CDS encoding radical SAM protein, translated as MVAYNFENPAKASKRVAKKYFTLEITTSALCDLNCTYCFEGEKVDKARLDNELPVIFKRIDSILADKNWFQSKYDGLNISLWGGEPTLNPNFIIELMNKYRDHENVDFHLYTNAFNIHNMRKIIENVDTSKLHVQVSYDGRAVNDSYRLMKNKKPSSNHVINNLYELAGLGINVSMKATLPIDSMESLYSCWEDYYDIQKLLWKVSKDINISYSPTIDYITKFSLDEKKDAIKIFRAEFLKIAKREIEFYNENGRYLCSWFGGEDNRKHCSAGYNMAAIDQRGNLYACHGAIYSKHKEELAYSDINDDAFVEKISAYTKKFEEPLKKIHKDCQDCVATTCMICPVASHEKSEKTDFFEKWTDNWVNELCGFFKTFGEIDRAVQKHIFSENVMTREEYMDKEATNGM; from the coding sequence ATGGTCGCCTACAATTTTGAAAATCCAGCGAAGGCTTCTAAGCGTGTCGCAAAGAAATACTTTACTCTTGAAATCACAACCTCTGCGTTATGTGATTTAAATTGTACTTACTGCTTTGAAGGAGAAAAGGTTGATAAGGCCCGTCTCGATAATGAGCTACCAGTTATCTTTAAAAGAATCGATAGTATTCTTGCAGATAAGAACTGGTTTCAAAGTAAGTATGATGGTTTGAATATTTCACTTTGGGGAGGAGAGCCTACTCTCAATCCAAACTTTATTATCGAGTTAATGAATAAGTATCGTGATCACGAAAATGTTGATTTCCACTTATACACTAACGCTTTCAATATTCACAATATGAGAAAGATTATTGAGAATGTTGATACAAGTAAGCTGCATGTTCAAGTGTCATATGATGGCCGTGCTGTTAACGACAGTTACCGATTAATGAAGAATAAAAAACCTTCAAGTAATCATGTTATTAACAACCTTTATGAACTTGCTGGTCTTGGTATCAATGTAAGTATGAAGGCTACACTTCCTATTGATAGTATGGAAAGTCTCTATTCTTGTTGGGAAGATTATTACGATATTCAAAAACTTCTTTGGAAAGTTTCCAAAGATATTAATATTAGTTACTCACCAACGATTGATTATATTACAAAGTTTTCTCTTGATGAGAAAAAGGATGCGATAAAGATCTTTAGAGCAGAGTTTTTGAAAATCGCAAAGAGAGAAATTGAATTCTATAATGAAAATGGTCGTTATCTTTGTTCATGGTTTGGTGGAGAAGATAATCGTAAACACTGTTCTGCTGGATATAATATGGCGGCAATTGATCAGCGTGGAAATCTCTACGCTTGTCACGGGGCCATTTATTCGAAACATAAGGAAGAGTTGGCCTATAGTGATATCAATGATGATGCATTCGTTGAGAAAATTAGTGCTTATACTAAAAAATTTGAAGAACCACTTAAGAAAATTCATAAAGACTGTCAGGACTGTGTCGCTACAACTTGTATGATTTGTCCTGTAGCAAGTCATGAGAAAAGTGAAAAGACAGACTTTTTTGAAAAGTGGACAGATAATTGGGTAAACGAGCTTTGTGGTTTCTTTAAAACATTTGGGGAGATCGATAGGGCAGTTCAAAAACATATATTCTCTGAAAATGTAATGACGAGAGAAGAGTATATGGATAAGGAGGCGACAAATGGCATGTAG
- a CDS encoding radical SAM protein: MDYNIFSHSGLRLLNDKFNKRAKLDTGTFCNYECFFCYYLEDLDKITPLDIIKKRAKKIYNCGMREIDLSGGESSVHRDWFAILDYCHEIGFTNISALTNGAKFANLEFCKKSKEHGLTELLFSLHGVNEDNHDSIVGRKGAFRKMLKAISNCQQIGIKVRINCTVTDKNAELLAEYVELINKIKPYQINFLPLNYWEDADRLESQSYEHLSKYIKLAIDYLNHEIQINVRYIPFCFMQGYEKYVVGVYQHIYDRNDWNIYTYDVDKIEEKILNTKEYFEVAAEKRKHTYTKGKKCFNCKYFFVCDGVEKKISNVQDVYPVEGDKIDDVLHYRRGHYPECDYK, from the coding sequence TTGGATTATAATATTTTTAGCCACTCTGGTTTGAGGCTATTAAATGACAAATTCAATAAGAGAGCAAAGCTGGATACGGGAACATTTTGTAATTATGAATGTTTCTTCTGCTATTATCTTGAAGATCTCGATAAGATTACTCCTCTAGACATAATAAAGAAAAGAGCGAAGAAAATCTATAATTGCGGAATGCGTGAGATTGATCTAAGCGGTGGAGAGAGTTCTGTTCATCGTGATTGGTTTGCAATTCTCGACTATTGCCATGAAATTGGTTTTACAAATATTTCGGCCCTTACAAATGGTGCTAAATTTGCAAATTTAGAATTTTGTAAGAAATCTAAAGAACATGGATTAACTGAATTACTCTTTAGCCTTCATGGAGTTAATGAAGATAATCATGATTCAATTGTTGGTAGAAAAGGTGCTTTTCGTAAAATGTTAAAGGCCATATCTAATTGCCAACAAATTGGAATTAAGGTTCGTATTAATTGTACTGTGACAGATAAGAATGCTGAACTACTTGCTGAGTATGTTGAGCTGATTAATAAGATAAAACCATATCAAATTAATTTCCTTCCACTAAACTATTGGGAAGATGCTGATCGACTTGAATCACAAAGCTACGAGCATTTGAGTAAGTATATTAAGCTTGCCATTGATTATTTGAATCATGAAATTCAAATTAATGTTCGTTATATCCCATTTTGTTTTATGCAAGGATATGAGAAATATGTAGTAGGTGTTTATCAACATATTTACGATCGAAATGATTGGAATATCTATACTTATGATGTCGATAAAATTGAAGAAAAAATTCTTAATACAAAAGAGTATTTTGAAGTTGCTGCAGAGAAAAGAAAGCATACCTACACCAAAGGTAAGAAGTGTTTTAACTGTAAATACTTCTTCGTCTGTGATGGTGTAGAAAAGAAAATATCAAATGTTCAGGATGTATACCCAGTTGAAGGGGATAAAATTGATGATGTTCTCCATTATCGTCGAGGTCATTATCCTGAATGTGATTATAAGTAG
- a CDS encoding radical SAM protein, whose amino-acid sequence MEKLPNSLAKEDILEIELELTGTCNLDCPLCSRSYSNAKHLVKYNERPASEIIAQLDEYPNIKMCCMAGMISEPTLHKEFFTIMEYLIGREIEVELYSNASLHSTDWWRKLGSMMSPRDHVFFTICGSTQELHEKYRVRSNLQQVLDNHAAFKEGCKYDIDYLQHIKFEYNAKDFDSEAMSEIRSRFSREYNINTLPYNERFGFIKDEENDIALTADLAKSYNLISRHAKRRYERNKSGEIKCQMRCKSLEEKFVAIDQWGEIFPCFLYRIYNVGEKFNLDYTKINQFKYDFCYECEAMTTKMLDDIGLERMG is encoded by the coding sequence ATGGAAAAATTACCAAATTCATTAGCGAAAGAAGATATTCTCGAAATTGAACTCGAGTTAACAGGAACGTGTAACCTCGATTGTCCACTATGCTCACGTAGTTATTCTAATGCCAAACACTTGGTAAAGTATAACGAAAGACCTGCAAGTGAGATTATTGCTCAACTCGACGAGTATCCTAATATCAAAATGTGTTGCATGGCCGGAATGATTTCTGAGCCAACACTTCATAAAGAGTTTTTCACTATTATGGAGTACTTGATTGGCCGTGAAATCGAAGTCGAACTTTACTCAAATGCTTCTCTCCATTCGACTGACTGGTGGCGAAAACTCGGCTCTATGATGAGTCCTCGAGATCATGTCTTCTTTACGATCTGTGGATCAACACAAGAGTTACATGAAAAGTATCGTGTACGTTCTAATTTACAACAAGTCTTAGATAATCATGCAGCATTCAAAGAAGGGTGTAAGTACGATATCGATTATCTTCAACATATTAAATTCGAATATAATGCTAAAGACTTTGACAGTGAAGCAATGAGTGAAATTCGTTCTCGTTTCAGTCGGGAATACAATATTAATACTCTTCCTTATAATGAAAGATTTGGATTCATTAAAGATGAGGAAAACGATATCGCTTTAACAGCTGATTTAGCTAAAAGTTATAACCTGATTTCTCGACATGCCAAGAGGCGCTATGAACGAAATAAATCTGGTGAGATTAAATGCCAGATGCGTTGTAAAAGTCTTGAAGAAAAATTTGTGGCGATTGATCAGTGGGGAGAAATCTTTCCATGCTTCCTTTATCGAATTTATAATGTTGGAGAAAAATTTAATCTTGATTATACAAAGATAAATCAATTTAAGTATGATTTTTGTTATGAGTGTGAAGCAATGACGACAAAGATGCTTGACGATATTGGCCTTGAGAGGATGGGATAA
- a CDS encoding radical SAM protein, translated as MSCKQTTLHRSEILELEMDLTGTCNLRCPLCTRNYAHAGHLLKRNVRSFTQIKEQLDTFTNLEVFYMAGNISEPTLHPEVKELCRYLVERGVAIELFTNGSTHNPKWWAELGEILSSNDRIYFTICGSTQELHEKYRVGSKLQDILDNHQGFISTNKEGIDHIQHIMFKYNREDYESEAMQNIIARFSKTFNVDTEGQRTFNEYVKSFDKDLIRPEDERKRAIDALFNIKPTPGETADIEIKCMSLRDRKIYIDQFGQISPCYGHAEYEGPGHFSGEVFDYGEVLSFKFKDCFKCERRIQKLIDVMELDFVC; from the coding sequence ATGAGCTGTAAGCAAACGACCCTCCATCGAAGTGAAATCTTAGAGTTAGAGATGGACCTCACTGGTACATGTAACCTACGTTGCCCTCTGTGTACAAGAAATTATGCTCACGCTGGACATCTATTAAAACGCAACGTTCGAAGTTTTACGCAAATAAAAGAACAGTTAGATACTTTCACAAATCTTGAAGTTTTTTATATGGCAGGAAATATTTCTGAGCCTACACTTCATCCAGAAGTTAAAGAACTTTGTCGCTACCTAGTTGAGCGTGGAGTTGCTATTGAGCTATTTACAAATGGGAGTACTCATAATCCTAAGTGGTGGGCCGAATTAGGGGAAATATTATCTTCTAATGACCGTATCTATTTTACGATCTGTGGATCAACTCAGGAACTCCACGAGAAATATCGTGTTGGAAGTAAACTTCAAGATATCTTAGATAATCATCAAGGTTTTATTTCGACTAATAAAGAAGGAATCGATCATATTCAACATATAATGTTCAAATATAATCGTGAGGACTATGAAAGTGAGGCCATGCAAAATATCATTGCACGCTTTAGTAAAACATTTAATGTAGATACAGAAGGCCAAAGAACTTTTAACGAATATGTAAAGTCATTTGACAAGGACCTAATTCGTCCAGAAGACGAAAGAAAGAGAGCTATTGATGCTCTATTTAATATTAAACCAACACCAGGTGAGACTGCGGATATAGAAATTAAATGTATGAGTCTAAGAGATCGGAAAATTTATATCGATCAGTTCGGACAAATATCACCGTGCTACGGTCATGCAGAGTATGAAGGTCCTGGACATTTCTCTGGTGAAGTATTTGATTACGGAGAAGTGCTCAGCTTTAAGTTTAAAGATTGTTTTAAGTGTGAAAGACGTATTCAGAAACTAATTGATGTAATGGAGTTAGATTTTGTCTGCTAG
- a CDS encoding radical SAM protein: MSASKDALIRSERIELDLTGTCNAKCPLCARNYKHIEVKYNERHLNEITGQLDQFPNAKYVHLVGAFSEPTLYRSIFDLCRYLRKRDIAIEICTNGDTHNPDWWAELGTILGPDDSVYFTVCGSTQELHEIYRVNTSLANIRANAKAFREANPYGIDYIQHILFDYNAEDLEDGSMDELLEEFSNINLTQTLYRRDTEVYKNPFNLDKMLVTPELKRKYDVIISSAKKKWGEKVNGSKDYDIDCRSYHNKSIHIDQHGTVFPCYVWLEESRLEKWDLDYKKIQNFEYECCQICEKNCKRLMDMWELEIL; the protein is encoded by the coding sequence TTGTCTGCTAGCAAAGATGCCCTTATTCGAAGTGAGAGAATTGAATTAGACCTCACTGGCACATGTAATGCAAAATGTCCTTTGTGTGCGAGAAATTATAAGCATATTGAAGTTAAATATAATGAACGACACTTGAATGAAATTACAGGTCAATTAGATCAATTTCCTAATGCTAAATATGTTCACTTAGTTGGAGCTTTCTCTGAACCAACTCTCTATCGCTCAATTTTCGATCTTTGCCGTTATCTTCGCAAAAGAGATATTGCAATAGAAATTTGTACTAATGGTGACACACATAACCCTGACTGGTGGGCCGAGTTAGGTACTATTCTAGGTCCAGATGATAGTGTTTACTTTACTGTATGTGGATCTACTCAAGAACTTCATGAAATTTATCGTGTTAACACAAGCCTTGCTAATATTAGGGCCAATGCAAAAGCATTTCGCGAAGCAAATCCTTATGGCATTGATTATATCCAGCATATCCTCTTTGATTATAATGCCGAGGATTTAGAGGATGGTAGTATGGATGAACTTCTAGAAGAGTTTAGTAATATTAATCTAACACAAACTCTTTATCGTCGTGATACTGAAGTTTATAAGAATCCTTTTAATTTGGATAAGATGCTTGTAACTCCTGAACTTAAGCGAAAGTATGATGTGATTATCAGCTCTGCAAAAAAGAAATGGGGTGAGAAAGTTAATGGAAGCAAGGATTATGATATTGATTGCCGTTCTTACCATAATAAGAGTATTCACATTGATCAACATGGAACTGTTTTTCCTTGCTATGTGTGGCTTGAAGAAAGTCGATTAGAAAAATGGGATCTCGATTATAAGAAAATTCAAAATTTTGAATATGAATGCTGCCAAATTTGTGAAAAGAACTGTAAGCGTTTAATGGATATGTGGGAGCTTGAGATTCTATAA
- a CDS encoding radical SAM protein: MQYNKFVEFIELSLNNSCQLQCQGCPSLNPNHKNSRELDFSRVLPIIKDFNPKEIFICGNDGEPLEHSDINNILVALGDNFSHDILIATNGENLMNLDVQKIEKYKNMVFQVAIDGPNQEIHELTRGGSSLDTVFSNIEKVRGILNIEPIFSRHELNEKYAVETAELIKKRFDLDLLFRDTTLITNRIRPPKNRSNRGNMDFLYKKEHSLPVTPWFKRIYINSDGNCYPCVSFIYARIDNRPVNIYSFESTFEFFTSFIKFSREFCSCYQALGNTTQCKLNCDFYMNDFEYDDLESIKDIS; this comes from the coding sequence ATGCAATATAATAAATTTGTTGAATTTATAGAACTGAGTTTAAATAATAGCTGTCAATTACAGTGTCAGGGCTGTCCAAGCTTAAATCCCAATCATAAGAACTCAAGAGAGTTAGATTTCTCAAGGGTTCTCCCAATTATCAAAGATTTCAATCCAAAAGAAATATTTATCTGCGGTAATGATGGTGAGCCGCTAGAACACAGTGATATTAATAATATCCTAGTCGCTTTAGGTGATAATTTTTCTCATGATATTCTCATTGCAACGAATGGGGAAAATCTGATGAACCTCGATGTGCAAAAAATAGAAAAATATAAGAACATGGTCTTTCAGGTGGCCATCGATGGACCAAATCAAGAAATTCATGAGTTAACTCGTGGTGGCAGTAGTCTGGATACGGTCTTTTCCAATATAGAAAAAGTTAGAGGAATTCTAAATATAGAACCTATCTTTTCTCGTCATGAATTGAATGAGAAGTATGCGGTTGAGACAGCAGAACTAATCAAAAAGAGGTTTGATCTAGACTTATTATTTCGCGATACAACTCTTATCACAAATAGAATAAGACCTCCTAAGAATAGAAGTAATAGGGGGAATATGGATTTCTTATACAAGAAAGAACATTCTTTACCTGTAACACCATGGTTTAAAAGAATATATATAAATTCTGATGGGAATTGCTATCCTTGTGTTTCTTTTATTTATGCAAGGATCGATAATAGGCCAGTTAATATTTATTCATTTGAAAGTACTTTTGAGTTTTTTACTAGCTTTATAAAGTTTTCTCGTGAGTTTTGTAGCTGTTATCAAGCCCTTGGAAACACAACTCAGTGTAAGTTAAATTGTGATTTCTATATGAATGATTTTGAATATGATGATTTGGAAAGTATTAAGGATATATCGTGA
- a CDS encoding amidinotransferase, with protein sequence MIKSNTSFGKLNSIIVGRELEISKRIADFTFQHFYGENLTHAVYDRLEHGGHEYYVNHELLLKRNDQLDNLAATFEKLGVEVFRPDRLGQVVTIKTPDYKTELSSASNVRDVSLVYQNYIIETPTYVRNRFFENTLLYNVYNHLFDGGRGGKWIRSPHNKLVEEAMDLSPWNSQRDYKNFDRTKYTMAIDGAQFLRIGKDVIVNVNSYNHYLGLEWVKSFFPESNFHIVNVADNHIDGVLVCLKPGTFLVNPKYRNIKDFLPEKFKNWDCLFPDDYEAEPVIESGKTDIDIQLASTRGMDINVVSVDEKNVLVSESAANVIELLDKHGFNPHPVRLENCEIFGGGIHCSTLDINREDEYIDYTK encoded by the coding sequence GTGATTAAAAGTAATACATCATTTGGAAAACTCAATTCTATTATCGTTGGACGTGAGTTAGAGATTAGCAAAAGAATTGCCGATTTCACTTTTCAGCACTTTTACGGTGAGAATTTAACTCATGCTGTATATGATCGACTGGAGCATGGTGGACATGAGTACTATGTAAATCATGAATTACTACTAAAGAGAAATGATCAACTGGACAATTTGGCTGCTACTTTTGAAAAACTGGGTGTTGAAGTTTTTCGCCCAGATCGACTTGGGCAAGTGGTCACTATCAAGACTCCTGATTATAAGACTGAGCTTTCTAGTGCAAGTAATGTTCGAGATGTCTCTCTGGTTTATCAAAATTATATAATTGAGACTCCTACTTACGTTCGAAATCGCTTCTTCGAAAACACTCTTCTTTATAATGTATATAATCATCTATTTGATGGTGGTAGAGGTGGTAAGTGGATTAGATCTCCACACAATAAACTAGTAGAAGAAGCAATGGATTTAAGTCCATGGAATTCACAGCGTGATTATAAGAATTTTGATCGCACAAAGTATACGATGGCAATTGATGGGGCCCAGTTTTTAAGAATCGGTAAAGATGTAATCGTTAATGTGAATTCTTATAACCATTACCTTGGTTTAGAGTGGGTTAAGTCATTCTTTCCCGAGAGTAATTTTCACATTGTAAATGTAGCTGATAATCATATTGATGGTGTTCTAGTATGTCTTAAGCCTGGGACATTTCTTGTGAATCCTAAATATCGTAATATAAAGGATTTTTTGCCCGAAAAATTTAAAAACTGGGATTGTTTATTTCCTGACGATTATGAAGCTGAACCTGTGATTGAGTCCGGGAAAACTGATATTGATATCCAACTTGCAAGTACAAGAGGAATGGATATTAATGTTGTAAGTGTTGATGAAAAGAATGTGCTTGTTAGTGAGAGTGCGGCAAATGTTATTGAGTTACTTGATAAGCATGGCTTTAACCCTCACCCTGTGCGATTAGAGAATTGTGAAATTTTTGGTGGAGGCATACATTGCTCAACACTAGATATAAATAGAGAAGATGAATATATCGATTATACAAAGTAG